The stretch of DNA atgagtaatgtagggtatgtaaacatcatATTAAGTCAAGACACAAACACGGCTCCACATTCCTAGAAATATATATCTGGGTCTTTTGCATGAAATAAAGTTAACCAATTGTGTGCAAAGTGTTGCCATTCCTCTGTACTCTAAATTTAAAGGTACAGGAAGCCGACCCCTCTCAGACAGACCAGGCCTTCCTGGCAGGGATCCCCGGTGCCACACTCACAGATAAACTCTACAACACCTGGATTCGGCTCCAGAGTCACGTCAATATAGTCTTTGACAGTGACATGGACAAACTGATGACGGAGAAGTACCCTGGCATTCGTCAGGTATGTTTTCCCATGGAAATCTCTTGCCACCTGCTCCATAAATGCAGCCTTTTAGCCAAAGGGAGTGAAAAATGTCAGTATACTTTCATCTTCCAacccatacattttttttgttcatGCTGTCCCTGTTTTCTCTTTCAGATCTTAGAGAAGAAGGATGGTTTGTTCAGGAAGCACATGATGGGCAAACGTGTGGACTATGCAGCACGCTCTGTTATTTGTCCTGACATGTACATTGGGACCAATGAGATTGGAGTACCCATGGTAAGAGTCATTGCCTTTGCCTGCATTCTGCATGTCCATTGATAGTTGGAGCGTTGTGTGAGCTCGCATGATAAACTCCATCTGTTTTGCTACAGGTGTTTGCCACCAAGCTGACTTACCCCCAACCTGTGACGCCTTGGAATGTTAAGGAGCTGAGGCAGGCAGTTCTGAACGGGCCCAATGTTCACCCTGGGGCCTCCATGGTCATTAACGAGGACGGCTCCCGCACCATCCTGAGCAGTACTAGCCTCACCCAGAGAGAGGCCATCGCCAAGCAGCTCCTCACACCCTGCACCGGGCAGCACATGATGCCCATGAAGATAGTAAGGCCAATCTTTCTAACACCACTTACACCAGCCGTTTCCTCTCCCTATCTAATGGTTCCTTGATTCCTTATTAACCTTGATTCCTTAATTCATTTTTTATTGTAATCTCATATACTTTCCCACTAGTTATATCATCTTTAATGAAGCGACATTTTAATCTTCCATTTCATCTTTCTATTATATTTGCCATCTATTGAGCAATGTTCATATTCTCATAGGTGAATCGTCACATCAAGAATGGCGACGTCCTGCTCCTCAACCGGCAGCCAACACTGCATCGGCCGTCCATCCAGGCTCACTGCGCCCGCATCCTGCCAGGGGAGAAAGTGTTAAGGCTTCACTACGCTAACTGTAAGGCCTACAACGCTGACTTTGATGGGGATGAGATGAATGCCCATTTCCCTCAGAGTGAACTGGGCAGGGCTGAGGCCTACACACTTGTCAGCACTGACCAGCAGTACCTTGTGCCCAAGGTGAATGCTCATTGCTCAGCCTTACTAAAATTTTTTTTTTGCTAGATAAGCTATTGTTTTCTCACCCTCAACACCTACTGTTGCTATACAGCCTCACTGCCTTGTCTATGTCCCCCAGGATGGGAAGCCTTTGGCAGGTCTGATCCAGGATCACATGGTGTCAGGCACTAGGATGACCATCCGCGGCTGCTTCTTCTCCCGTGACCAGTACACTGAGCTGGTCTACCGAGGTCTGACCGACAAGGTCGGCAGAGTCAAGCTGCTGCCGCCCGCCATACTCAAACCATTCCCTCTCTGGACTGGGAAACAGGTGCAGAAGGACCTACCCATGGGTTGAGAGGTTTAGTAGGTCATAATTCATATTTGTACAGGTAATAACACAGGTGTCCTTTGTCATTCAGGTGGTGTCTACACTACTGATGAACGTCATCCCAGGAAACCACATCCCTCTGAACCTGACAGGGAAGGCCAAGATCCCCAGTAAGGCCTGGATCAAGGAGTCTCCACGCTGTGTTCCTGgctacaagcctgaaaccatgtgTGACTCCCAGGTCAGTCTGTTCACTAAAAGTACTACTCAACTTACCAATGTtgcacatgtacagtgccttgcgaaagtattcggcccccttgaactttgcgaccttttgccacatttcaggcttcaaacataaagatataaaactttatttttttgtgaagaatcaacaacaagtgggacacaatcatgaagtggaacgacatttattggatatttcaaacttttttaacaaatcaaaaactgaaaaattgggcgtgcaaaattattcagcccctttactttcagtgcagcaaactctctccagatgttcagtgaggatctctgaatgatccaatgttgacctaaatgactaatgatgataaatacaatccacctgtgtgtaatcaagtctccctataaatgcacctgcactgtgatagtctcagaggtccgttaaaagcgcagagagcatcatgaagaacaaggaacacaccaggcaggtccgagatactgttgtgaagaagtttaaagctggatttggatacaaaaagatttcccaagctttaaacatcccaaggagcactgtgcaagcgataatattgaaatggaaggagtatcagaccactgcaaatctaccaagacctggccgtccctctaaactttcagctcatacaaggagaagactgatcagagatgcagtcaagaggcccatgatcactggatgaactgcagagatctacagctgaggtgggagactctgtccataggacaacaatcagtcgtatattgcacaaatctggcctttatggaagagtggcaagaagaaagccatttcttaaagatatccataaaaagtgttgtttaaagtttgccacaagccacctgggagacacaccaaacatgtggaagaaggtgctctggtcagatgaaaccaaaattgaactttttggcaacaatgcaaaacgttatgtttggtgtaaaagcaacacagctcatcaccctgaacacaccatccccactgtcaaacatggtggtggcagcatcatggtttgagcctgcttttcttcagcagggacagggaagatggttaaaattgatgggaagatggatggagccaaatacaggaccattctggaagaaaacctgatggagtctgcaaaagacctgagactgggacggagatttgtcttccaacaagacaatgatccaaaacataaagcaaaatctacaatggaatggttcaaaaataaacatatccaggtgttagaatggccaagtcaaagtccagacctgaatccaatcgaatctgtggaaagaactgaaaactgctgttcacaaatgctctccatccaacctcactgagctcgagctgttttgcaaggaggaatgggaaaaaatgtcagtctctcgatgtgcaaaactgatagagacataccccaagcgacttacagctgtaatcgcagcaaaaggtggcgctacaaagtattaacttaagggggctgaataattttgcacgcccaatttttcagtttttgatttgttaaaaaagtttgaaatatccaataaatgtcgttccacttcatgattgtgtcccacttgttgttgattcttcacaaaaaaatacagttttatatctttatgtttgaagcctgaaatgtggcaaaaggtcgcaaagttcaagggggccgaatactttcgcaaggcactgtacccacCTTGATTTGATCtattttattattagtgtaaTAGTTTGTATTAGCTGTATGTTAAACCATTTTTTTTCACTTTGTGCAATGCACACCTAGTCCTAGACTTTGCCATTAACTGTGTCTGATCCTGCAGGTGATCTTCCGTCAGGGAGAGTTGCTGGTGGGGGTGTTGGACAAGGCCCACTATGGCAGCTCAGCATACGGCCTGGTCCACTGCTGCTACGAGCTATATGGAGGAGAGACCAGCGGTAAACTCCTCAGCTGCCTGGCTCGCCTCTTCACTGCCTACCTCCAGCTGTACCGGGGGTTCACTATGGGTAAGGCATGGGCTTCATCCCAACTtcaaccttattccctatatagcccactacttttgacaaacatagtgcccaatatagggaatagggtgctatttgggacatacTAACAGGTGTTCTAGATCTATCTGAACAGACTCATGGATCCATCACAAGGCTCTCTCAAAATTGAAGAGTTATTTATTGAATGCATTTCAGGTGTGGAAGATATCTTGGTGAAACGAGGAGCCAACAGACAGAGAAAGCAGATCATAAAAGAGTCTGTCACGTGTGGGACTAAGGTAAAGATGCCAGTATCAATCAGTTGATCCACGTTCCAGGAACAAATAAACAAATTGAATGACCTGCATTAGTGTGGCAGTAACAGTTGTTTGCTCTGGTGTAACCCAGGCCTTGCAGGCAGCCTTTAACCTGCCTGACACCGTGGACGAGAGTGAGGCTAGGGGCCGCTGGCAGGACGCCCACCTCAACCCAGACCAGAGAGACTTCAACATGGTGGACCTCAAGTTTAAGGAGGTGGCCAATCAGGTCAACAACGACATCAACAAGGTGAGCTACATGGGAGTTTGCATTGTTTGATTTGCTCATCCTtcagttttgtgaagaggttaCCATCAGATGGTAGTCATCATCTGTTTGCGTGTGAATGTCAGGCTATCACTGTAAAGAAGAATATATTCCTTAGTGGTCCTCTGTAGCacggttggtagagcatggttctTCCAATGCCAGGATAGTGGATTCGATTCCCGaggccacccatatgtaaaaaatgtatgcacacatcaCTATAAGTCGCTTTGGATTAAAGTTTCTGCATATATTTCTAATGGACTTTGATAGGAGTTCCTGGTAGCAGGAAACACTTTTAACTGCTGTACGGTTTTGACTGATGCTATTTTCTCCTGCCAGGTGGTCATGCCCCTGGGTCTCCACTGCAGCTTCCCTGAGAACAACCTCCAGCTGATGGTGCAGTCTGGGGCTAAAGGCTCCACTGTCAATACCATGCAGGTACTCCTTTAAGGAACCAAGCAGACATCGAACCATTAAGACACACAACCGATATGCATTTTGTCTCTGTGTATCAATCGCAACTTGATGAGTACATTTCTTTTGTTTTTTTTAGATCTCCTGTCTGCTGGGTCAGATTGAGCTGGAGGGTCGACGTCCTCCCCTGATGCCTTCTGGGAAATCTCTGCCATGCTTCCAGCCGTATGAAAGTTCGCCCCGCTCTGGAGGTTTTGTGTCTGGCAGGTTCCTGACAGGAATCAAGCCCCCGGTACGTGACTTCTCTCTGCCCCAAGTTATGTGTTTTATTGTTCCACTTCATAATTGAAGGTTTCTGAATGTTCATGATTCATTGTTGCAGGAGTTTTTCTTCCATTGCATGGCTGGCCGGGAGGGTCTGGTAGATACAGCTGTTAAGACCAGTCGATCAGGGTACCTTCAGAGGTGAGCTGGCATTACAGAAGTCTGAATGTTTTTACAGAAGTGTGAatgtctacgtcccaaatggcaccctattccctatatagtacacagcCTTCGACCAGAGTCCTGTGGGATTCACACAATATTTACATTTCCCCCTTTCTGAACGGACTCATTGTGGTTCCAGATGTGTGATCAAACACCTGGAGGGCCTGGTGGTTCAGTATGACCTGACTGTGAGGGACAGTGATGGCAGCGTGGTCCAGTTTCTCTATGGAGAGGATGGCCTGGACGTCCCCAAGACACAGTTCCTCCAGCCAAGGCAGTTTCCCTTTATACAGGACAACTATGAGGTAGGATTTGCCTCTGCTCTAGTCAACTGATCCTGTTTTCTAAAGTGTTTATTGAGACTGAAAGCACGTCTTTATTTCAAGACCGTGCATGGCAAACATTGCATCCATTCTTTTTTTAAAGATGACTTTTTGCAGCACCCATTTAGAATTTCCTGTTACTCACAGGTCATCAGAAAGTCCAAGTGCTTGGATGAGGTCCTGGCCAAACTGGACCCTCAGGCTGCCACCAACCATTTCAAAGCCATCAGGAAGTGGAAAGCCAAGAGGGAGCATCTTTCTCCCAGGGAGGGGGCCTTCCTGCTCTTCTCCCAGAAGAAACTGAAGAAGGCAGAGCGCCAGGCTCTAGAGAACCTGGCCAATGGCAGGGATACTGCCACTCTGAAGGTAATGTGTTGTCCCACTGCTGCAACCCCGCAATGTTATCAGATGAAATATCCCTCTACAACTATTTACCAGTTTTTTGGGATGTATTATTTGTCATTCTACTTTTTCAATGTATCATATCAAACTCTGGTAGTTTGCTGTTTTGTTAAACATTCTAATATGTTACCTTCCCATGTTTCTTAGTTGGTGGATAGATGGAGTTCTCTAGACCAGGACAGCAGATCTAAGTACCTGAAGAAGACTTCACACTGTCCTGAGCCCTGCCTGAGCCTGTTCAGGCCTGACATCTCATTTGGGTCAGTGTCAGAGACGTTTGAAAGCATTGTGGAGTCCTATCTAAAGGACATCCAAGTCAAGCAGTTATCTGAGGGAAGCTCGAAGAACCTTGATGCACAAAGGTGAGATTTCAATCCAGATCGTCTATATTGCATATAGTATTTACCTAAATGGACATTTACGTACAttttagaggggcggcaggtagcctggtggttagagagttgggccagtaaccgaaaggttgctagatcgaatccctgagctgacaaggtaaaaatgtgtcgttctgctcctgaacaaggcagttaacccactgttctgaggccatcactgtaaataagaatttgttcttaactgacttgccaagttaaataaaggtaaaataaagaatAATACGTCTTCTAAAAATGACAAACTTTAGGTGTAGAAACTAAGATTGCGCTGTTGTACATCATTTTAGAAGCCATTGTAGCTACTGTATTTTTTACTGAGTGCTTAGGTTATGTCATGGTCTCCACTCTGTCTATGCAGACTAAAGCATCTGCTGCAGCTGAAGTGGCAGCGAGCCCTGTGTGACCCAGGGGAGGCGGTGGGTCTGCTGGCTGCTCAGAGCATCGGAGAGCCCTCCACCCAGATGACCCTCAACACTTTCCATTTTGCCGGCAGGGGGGAGATGAACGTTACCCTTGGTATCCCAAGGTACAGTATGGTCTCCACTGGAATATAACTGTGCAATGACTCTTTGCCAGAATAAAATGTACAAACTCTGGACATTAGTGTCTGAATATTTTCTCCGTCACCCACAGGCTTAGAGAAATATTGATGATTGCCAGTTCCAGCATCAAGACTCCGATGATGAGTATTCCTGTGTTAAACAGTAAAAAAGCCATCAAGCGGGTGAAGACACTAAGGAAGAAGCTGACTCGCGTGTGTCTAGCTGAGGTTATTATATTGGCTCTATTTACTTACTGTTTATGAACCATTACATCCCAAAGTAATTCAATCGTTACTACCAcagaaatataatacatttttctATGGTTATCACTCCATTCTTGTGTTTCAATTAATTGTGAGTGAGAGTCATTATTCTGTCCATTGTTGTTCAAAGGTGTTGCACAAAGTGGATGTCCTGGAGACACTCCGGGTGAAGAACAAACAACAGAAGGACCGCGTCTTCAAGATCATCTTCCGCTTTCTTTCCCCAGAGCGCTACCAGGAAGACAAGATGCTGACTCCCCATCAGATCCTCCACTACATGGAGAACAGGTGAGCTATTATAACCAGCGCTGTGCCCAACACATTCTCTTGCCAACACaacccgtgtgtgtgtgagaatcagATCACGGTTACTAGTCCGACAAATGTACTTCCGTGTTGTCGGTCTGAACCAATGTAAGGCATTCTTTGCTACCTTGTCTTTTCCAGATTCTTCCGCCTACTACTGGAGGCCATTAAGAAGCGCAATACCAAGCTGGCCTCTATCAACGCAGTGGAAACACGCAAGGCTACAGTACGAGATAATGAC from Oncorhynchus kisutch isolate 150728-3 linkage group LG15, Okis_V2, whole genome shotgun sequence encodes:
- the polr1a gene encoding DNA-directed RNA polymerase I subunit RPA1; translation: MLFGKEVPWRRLEGMTFGMYTAEEIRKLSVKNITNFRFLDNVGNVAPNGLYDLSLGPADSKEVCSTCMQDFNNCPGHLGHIELPLPVYNPLFFDKLYLLIRGSCLNCHMLSCPRAAIHLLLNQLKLLDVGALQEVYELEHVLNQFLEGNAQASGVEIQVVLEDYCAHVNKRKTGDDHSSPIKHICDKKNKLITLFWRVQMNSRKCPHCKSGRSQVRREHNSKLIVTLPAAMYKDGAIKGPDEEDGMAGKRGYLTPSTARDHIAKLWDKEGFFLKCLFSGLEELESSPSGFYPDLFFLELMVVPPCRYRPINRLGDQMFTNGQTVNMQAVMKDSGVIQKLLALLAGEKLKEKELQLVEVQEADPSQTDQAFLAGIPGATLTDKLYNTWIRLQSHVNIVFDSDMDKLMTEKYPGIRQILEKKDGLFRKHMMGKRVDYAARSVICPDMYIGTNEIGVPMVFATKLTYPQPVTPWNVKELRQAVLNGPNVHPGASMVINEDGSRTILSSTSLTQREAIAKQLLTPCTGQHMMPMKIVNRHIKNGDVLLLNRQPTLHRPSIQAHCARILPGEKVLRLHYANCKAYNADFDGDEMNAHFPQSELGRAEAYTLVSTDQQYLVPKDGKPLAGLIQDHMVSGTRMTIRGCFFSRDQYTELVYRGLTDKVGRVKLLPPAILKPFPLWTGKQVVSTLLMNVIPGNHIPLNLTGKAKIPSKAWIKESPRCVPGYKPETMCDSQVIFRQGELLVGVLDKAHYGSSAYGLVHCCYELYGGETSGKLLSCLARLFTAYLQLYRGFTMGVEDILVKRGANRQRKQIIKESVTCGTKALQAAFNLPDTVDESEARGRWQDAHLNPDQRDFNMVDLKFKEVANQVNNDINKVVMPLGLHCSFPENNLQLMVQSGAKGSTVNTMQISCLLGQIELEGRRPPLMPSGKSLPCFQPYESSPRSGGFVSGRFLTGIKPPEFFFHCMAGREGLVDTAVKTSRSGYLQRCVIKHLEGLVVQYDLTVRDSDGSVVQFLYGEDGLDVPKTQFLQPRQFPFIQDNYEVIRKSKCLDEVLAKLDPQAATNHFKAIRKWKAKREHLSPREGAFLLFSQKKLKKAERQALENLANGRDTATLKLVDRWSSLDQDSRSKYLKKTSHCPEPCLSLFRPDISFGSVSETFESIVESYLKDIQVKQLSEGSSKNLDAQRLKHLLQLKWQRALCDPGEAVGLLAAQSIGEPSTQMTLNTFHFAGRGEMNVTLGIPRLREILMIASSSIKTPMMSIPVLNSKKAIKRVKTLRKKLTRVCLAEVLHKVDVLETLRVKNKQQKDRVFKIIFRFLSPERYQEDKMLTPHQILHYMENRFFRLLLEAIKKRNTKLASINAVETRKATVRDNDQDVGDSSARQESGEGDGEEESMIVDDVGNEGDADASDAKRRENQEEEVDYESEEGEDAEGEDLVEEKEENSEEVPDEVPGDLATEEPGGAGARKRSKQKSTHTQDRMRVNTVLETSSSIEDYSYDSQQGLWCEVTLILPVSKVHFDLTSLVVAVAQNAVVMETKGITRCLLSEVTKKDGSKELELKTEGINMHELFNHSEILDVNRLYSNEVHAMANTYGIEVALRVIEKEIKDVFAVYGIEVDPRHLSLVADYMCFEGVYKPLNRFAIQSNSSPLQQMTFETSYKFLKQATMLGSHDKLVSPSACLVVGKVVKGGTGIFDLKQPLQ